The following coding sequences lie in one Bacteroidota bacterium genomic window:
- a CDS encoding sodium:solute symporter, protein MEANAQTTGAWILVLLYMAGLLYLVFRGARQTRSLSDYALGSVVFSPVAVGLSLAASMTSAATFVINPGFIANFGISGVISYAIALPIAAVVSLILLTKSFRRYGQTVKALTLAQWVGSRYQSKPFALLMGVLALLLLTFIVLIVVALTKVLSSALQLNEMAVMVGIVIFVFGYMMFGGANSMVYTNTIQAVIMIVVALLLIGSGYEHFKDGLGNFFGKLATIDPVLVKATNPASPLFRNLYEIIFAQAVVGIAIVVQPHIITRSLLLKKESDVNKFLVTAVVVELLFFSVVIAGLYARLTFPDLSIDGKALPNDGIIPAYVRAVYAGSPLALVAGLFVILGLIAAGMSTLEGLVQSVSTTITSDLLKPLLGNRLPENRLVFVNRLAIASMALITIYLSHRQLVAPKLSVGIFAQNGVYAYFSAAFIPVIFGIFLKDVRAWVPFAAAISAIVVHFGVYYLLPSAVEQFGWQFGFFTRFLEGPVRNPAIASSTAIVFSTIIGFILLKISRLKQ, encoded by the coding sequence ATGGAAGCCAACGCACAAACCACAGGCGCATGGATACTGGTGCTGCTCTACATGGCAGGATTGCTCTACCTTGTTTTTAGAGGTGCACGGCAAACCCGCAGCCTGAGCGATTATGCCCTGGGCAGCGTGGTGTTTTCGCCGGTGGCGGTGGGCCTTTCGCTGGCTGCATCCATGACGAGCGCTGCCACCTTTGTCATCAATCCCGGTTTTATTGCCAATTTCGGCATATCGGGGGTGATCAGCTACGCCATTGCTTTGCCCATAGCTGCCGTGGTGTCGCTCATCCTGCTCACCAAGAGCTTCCGGCGCTACGGCCAAACGGTTAAAGCCCTTACCCTGGCACAGTGGGTCGGGTCGCGCTACCAAAGCAAACCCTTTGCCCTGCTGATGGGTGTGCTGGCGCTGCTGCTGCTCACCTTTATCGTGCTCATCGTAGTAGCACTCACCAAGGTTTTGTCGTCGGCCTTGCAGCTCAACGAAATGGCCGTGATGGTCGGTATTGTCATCTTTGTGTTTGGTTATATGATGTTCGGCGGGGCCAACAGCATGGTGTACACCAACACCATTCAGGCTGTCATCATGATTGTGGTGGCTTTGCTCCTGATTGGCAGCGGATATGAACATTTCAAAGACGGTTTGGGCAACTTTTTTGGCAAACTCGCCACCATTGACCCCGTATTGGTCAAAGCTACCAATCCCGCAAGTCCCTTGTTCAGAAACCTTTACGAGATCATTTTTGCGCAGGCGGTGGTGGGTATTGCCATTGTGGTTCAGCCGCACATCATCACCCGGTCGCTGCTTTTAAAGAAAGAAAGCGATGTGAACAAGTTTCTGGTAACGGCTGTGGTGGTCGAACTCCTGTTTTTCTCGGTGGTCATTGCCGGATTATATGCCCGGCTCACCTTTCCCGACCTGAGCATAGATGGCAAAGCACTTCCCAACGATGGCATCATTCCGGCTTATGTGAGGGCAGTTTATGCGGGCAGTCCGCTCGCACTTGTAGCCGGTTTGTTTGTGATTCTGGGTTTGATTGCAGCCGGCATGTCCACCCTGGAAGGTTTGGTGCAGTCAGTTTCGACCACGATCACCTCCGACCTGCTCAAACCCCTGTTGGGCAATCGCCTGCCTGAAAACAGGCTGGTGTTTGTCAACCGCCTGGCGATCGCATCCATGGCCTTGATTACCATTTACTTATCGCACAGGCAGCTGGTGGCTCCAAAACTCAGTGTAGGCATCTTTGCCCAAAACGGGGTGTATGCCTATTTCAGCGCGGCCTTTATCCCGGTCATCTTTGGCATCTTTTTGAAAGATGTCAGGGCGTGGGTGCCATTTGCAGCAGCAATATCGGCCATCGTGGTCCACTTTGGTGTTTACTACCTGCTTCCGTCAGCTGTTGAACAATTTGGCTGGCAGTTTGGCTTTTTCACCAGGTTTCTGGAAGGCCCGGTTCGCAATCCGGCCATTGCCAGTTCGACAGCCATCGTATTTTCTACAATTATTGGTTTTATCTTACTGAAAATAAGCAGATTAAAACAATGA
- a CDS encoding long-chain fatty acid--CoA ligase, producing MNVFDWTSRWAMYKPEAIALEEFETGRKLSWKQLNTLCKYQAAEFSSTHGLKKGDRIAILAENSLELAVLFGMALKTGIILVPLNYRLTPAELDYMLGNCAPSLIVYDQKFEDKVLGCKLTPGKKLLMETLAQKNDRFLALGEEPNFENAGLHGDDPVFLIYTSGTTAFPKGSIYTHQMLLWNSINTQLRLDLTSEDRSLNCAPSFHTGSWNVLMTPFWHHGAYTLFMRKFEAADVLQALENYHMTIWWAVPTMLKMLAEESAFEQCQLEKLRYFVVGGEAMPIPLIELWHRKGILIRQGYGLTEVGPNVTSLSHEDAIRKQGSIGKPNFYYQIRIVDEHGNDQPANVPGELWLKGPTVTPGYWNNPEATAEAIADGWFKTGDLVKADDEGYLYVVDRIKNMYISGAENVYPAEVEHRLRQHPAVEEVAIIGVPDEKWGEAGMAFVKLKDGSTADENELRTFALQHLAKYKVPKHVIFVSALPKTDSGKTDRKQLRNLTKTIIDNSTNH from the coding sequence ATGAATGTTTTCGACTGGACCTCACGCTGGGCCATGTACAAGCCCGAAGCCATTGCGCTGGAAGAGTTTGAGACAGGGCGCAAACTCAGTTGGAAACAACTGAATACACTTTGCAAATACCAGGCAGCAGAGTTTAGTTCGACCCACGGCCTTAAAAAAGGCGACCGCATTGCCATTCTGGCCGAGAACTCGCTGGAGCTGGCAGTGCTGTTTGGGATGGCCCTGAAAACGGGCATCATACTGGTGCCGCTCAATTACAGGCTCACACCAGCCGAGCTGGACTATATGCTGGGCAACTGTGCACCTTCACTGATCGTCTATGACCAGAAGTTTGAAGATAAAGTGCTGGGATGCAAACTGACGCCCGGGAAAAAACTGTTGATGGAAACACTTGCACAAAAGAACGACAGGTTTCTGGCGCTGGGTGAGGAACCCAATTTTGAAAATGCCGGATTGCATGGTGATGACCCGGTGTTTCTGATTTACACCTCAGGTACCACGGCCTTTCCGAAAGGCAGCATCTACACCCATCAGATGTTGCTCTGGAACAGCATCAACACCCAGCTGCGCCTCGACCTGACCTCGGAAGACCGTTCGCTCAACTGCGCCCCTTCGTTTCACACCGGCAGCTGGAATGTGCTGATGACACCTTTCTGGCATCATGGCGCCTACACCCTGTTTATGCGCAAGTTCGAAGCCGCCGATGTGTTGCAGGCCCTCGAAAATTACCACATGACCATATGGTGGGCGGTGCCGACCATGCTAAAAATGCTTGCCGAGGAGTCGGCATTTGAACAATGTCAACTCGAAAAGCTGCGTTATTTTGTGGTGGGCGGCGAGGCCATGCCTATTCCGCTCATCGAGCTATGGCACCGCAAAGGCATCCTCATCCGGCAGGGCTACGGACTCACTGAAGTTGGTCCGAACGTTACCTCGCTCAGCCACGAAGACGCCATCCGCAAGCAAGGCTCGATTGGAAAGCCCAATTTCTATTACCAGATACGCATTGTGGACGAGCATGGCAACGACCAGCCTGCCAATGTGCCCGGCGAGCTCTGGCTGAAAGGCCCCACGGTGACCCCCGGTTACTGGAACAATCCTGAAGCCACAGCCGAGGCCATTGCCGATGGCTGGTTCAAAACAGGCGACCTGGTAAAAGCCGACGACGAAGGCTATCTGTACGTGGTGGACCGCATCAAGAACATGTATATTTCAGGAGCCGAGAACGTGTATCCTGCCGAAGTGGAACATCGTTTGCGGCAGCATCCGGCCGTGGAAGAGGTGGCCATCATCGGTGTGCCCGACGAGAAATGGGGCGAAGCCGGCATGGCCTTCGTAAAGCTGAAAGACGGTTCGACGGCAGATGAAAATGAGCTCCGGACTTTTGCCCTTCAGCATCTGGCAAAATATAAAGTGCCAAAGCATGTTATTTTTGTGTCGGCCCTGCCAAAAACCGATTCAGGAAAAACCGACCGCAAACAACTGCGAAACTTGACAAAAACGATAATCGACAATTCAACAAATCATTAA
- a CDS encoding ketoacyl-ACP synthase III: MKQRNAIIHSTGMYAPERVVPNSYFDALLGENVSEWLEQNVEIYERRWCNENQSTADLCVEAARDAMERGNVNPEDIDLLVISTDTPEYISPSTASKVQHLLGMSKAGTFDLNTACAGFVTALDLGAKYIRSDENYNTVMVIGAYAMSKYLNMSDKKTVTLFADGAGAVILKASDEPGRGFLASQLITKGEYYGHMGIYAGGTNTPVNQEVISNKDHLLKFVTKFPKELNPEMWSMMARELSRRIGVEPTDVDHYFLTQININSIRETMDRLGVDRSKAPTVMHKYGYTGSACIPFALHQTVLQGKVKRGDLMYFIGSGGGLAFASAAFRY; encoded by the coding sequence ATGAAACAGCGCAATGCAATCATTCACTCCACAGGCATGTATGCGCCTGAACGGGTGGTTCCAAACAGCTACTTCGATGCCCTGCTGGGCGAAAATGTGAGCGAGTGGCTTGAGCAAAACGTGGAAATTTACGAGCGAAGGTGGTGCAACGAAAACCAGAGCACAGCCGATCTGTGTGTGGAAGCCGCACGCGATGCCATGGAAAGAGGAAATGTTAATCCGGAAGACATTGATCTGCTGGTCATTTCGACCGACACCCCGGAGTACATCTCACCATCGACCGCATCGAAAGTGCAGCACCTGCTGGGCATGTCAAAGGCAGGCACATTTGACCTGAACACTGCCTGTGCCGGTTTTGTGACTGCCCTCGACCTGGGCGCCAAATACATCCGCTCCGACGAAAATTACAACACAGTGATGGTGATTGGCGCCTACGCCATGAGCAAATATTTGAACATGAGCGACAAAAAGACCGTCACCCTGTTTGCCGATGGTGCAGGCGCAGTCATCCTGAAAGCTTCGGACGAACCCGGGCGGGGGTTCCTGGCCAGCCAGCTCATCACCAAAGGTGAATATTATGGCCACATGGGGATTTATGCAGGAGGAACGAATACCCCTGTCAACCAGGAGGTTATCAGCAACAAGGATCACCTGCTTAAGTTTGTGACCAAGTTTCCGAAAGAACTGAACCCCGAGATGTGGAGCATGATGGCCCGCGAGCTCAGCCGGCGCATTGGCGTCGAACCCACGGATGTGGATCATTATTTCCTCACGCAGATCAACATCAACAGCATACGCGAAACCATGGACAGGCTGGGTGTGGATCGCTCGAAAGCGCCAACGGTGATGCACAAATATGGCTACACGGGTTCGGCCTGCATTCCGTTTGCCCTGCATCAGACTGTGCTGCAAGGCAAGGTAAAACGTGGCGACCTGATGTATTTTATCGGATCGGGTGGTGGACTGGCATTTGCAAGTGCCGCATTCAGGTATTGA
- a CDS encoding beta-ketoacyl-ACP reductase: MYNFEGKVVVITGGADGIGKAASERFASEGAIVAIWDFNEEKGQQTVAGIQDKGGKAYFFKVNTADFEMVAQAAAATHALHGHIDVLINNAGITRDSTLKKMSPEQWQQVIDVNLTGVFNCTKVVADYMLVQGSGRIINTSSVVALYGNFGQTNYVAAKAGLIGMTKTLAKELGRKGITVNAVAPGFIATEMVAKMPENVLAMMRDKTPLGRLGKPEEIAAAYAFLASDEAAFINGAVLSVDGGVVIG, encoded by the coding sequence ATGTACAATTTCGAAGGTAAAGTAGTAGTAATCACAGGCGGTGCCGATGGCATCGGCAAAGCCGCTTCCGAAAGATTTGCCAGCGAAGGCGCCATTGTGGCCATCTGGGACTTCAACGAAGAGAAGGGCCAACAAACGGTTGCCGGGATACAAGACAAGGGCGGCAAAGCTTATTTCTTCAAAGTAAATACAGCTGATTTTGAGATGGTTGCTCAGGCAGCAGCTGCCACACACGCCCTGCATGGCCACATAGACGTATTGATCAACAATGCAGGCATCACACGCGACAGCACCCTGAAGAAAATGAGTCCGGAACAGTGGCAGCAAGTGATCGACGTTAACCTGACGGGAGTATTCAACTGCACGAAGGTAGTGGCCGACTACATGCTCGTGCAAGGCAGCGGCCGCATCATCAACACAAGTTCGGTGGTGGCCCTGTATGGCAACTTTGGCCAGACTAATTATGTAGCAGCCAAAGCCGGACTGATTGGTATGACCAAAACCCTGGCCAAAGAGCTGGGGCGCAAGGGCATCACTGTAAATGCGGTGGCGCCGGGCTTCATAGCCACTGAGATGGTGGCCAAAATGCCGGAAAACGTGCTTGCGATGATGCGCGACAAAACGCCGCTTGGCCGACTGGGCAAACCTGAGGAAATTGCCGCTGCTTATGCTTTTCTTGCCAGCGACGAAGCCGCCTTTATCAACGGTGCGGTGCTGAGTGTGGACGGAGGAGTTGTGATAGGATAA